The proteins below are encoded in one region of Lactuca sativa cultivar Salinas chromosome 3, Lsat_Salinas_v11, whole genome shotgun sequence:
- the LOC111918579 gene encoding potassium channel SKOR — translation MRIGSTADERRRKAVEDEVVGEEYVVEDVRDHDHGRLTKRRSRFTLLAGDLDLDPSRRDFNTEKFIDGIRGCSPALFIHPQNSWYKAWEKFILIWAVYSSFFTPMEFGFFRGLPKNLYFLDIAGQIAFLIDVVLHFFIAYRDTQTYKMISNRNLIAVRYLKSHFLFDILACMPWDNIYRASGRKEEVRYLLLLRLVRVRKVLEFFSRLEKDIRVNYLFSRIIKLIAVELYCTHTAACIFYYLATTLPAVEEGYTWIGSLKLGDYSYSNFREIDLWKRYTTSLYFAIVTMATVGYGEIHAVNMREMIFVMIYVSFDMVLGAYLIGNMTALIVKGSKTERYRDRMTDLLKYMNRNRLGRDIRNQIKGHLRLQYESNYTDSTILRDLPISIRAKISQTLYKSYIEKVSLFKGCSLEFINQVVTKVHEEFFLPGEVIMEQGNAVEQLYFICHGELEEIGICEDGSEETVSILKPHSSFGEVSILCNIPQPYTVRVCELCRLLRLDKQSFSNILEIYFHDGRKILNNLVEFNASDARMKQLETDIILHIGKHEAELALRVNSSAFYGDLYQLKSLIRAGADPNKKDYDGRTPLHLAASKGYEDITLFLIQEKVEVNVLDNFGNTPLLEAIKNGHDKVASILVKEGGSLKIDDAGWFLCTSVARGDIDYIRRILSNGVDPNSKDYDFRTPLHVAASQGSYIIVKLLVEAGASVLSKDRWGNTPLDEGRMSGNKMLIKLLEEAKDVQLSELPEGSQEITDKMHPRKCTVYAFHPWEEKDKITCGVVLWIPRTTEQLIKTAAEQLKLENYDTCCIVTEDAGKILDVDMILDGQKLYLISEE, via the exons ATGAGGATTGGATCGACGGCGGATGAGAGGCGGAGGAAAGCGGTAGAGGATGAAGTGGTGGGGGAGGAGTACGTGGTGGAGGATGTTCGAGATCACGATCACGGGAGGTTAACGAAACGTCGGAGTCGATTCACGTTATTGGCAGGGGATCTTGACCTAGATCCGAGTCGTAGAGATTTCAATACAGAGAAATTCATCGATGGAATCAGAGGATGCTCTCCTGCCCTCTTCATTCATCCTCAGAACAg CTGGTATAAAGCATGGGAGAAATTCATATTAATATGGGCAGTTTACTCTTCTTTCTTCACACCAATGGAATTCGGTTTCTTCAGGGGTTTGCCTAAAAACCTCTATTTCTTAGACATAGCTGGTCAAATCGCTTTCCTTATAGACGTTGTTCTACATTTCTTTATTGCCTACAGAGACACCCAAACTTACAAAATGATTTCAAATCGCAACCTAATCGCTGTTAG GTACCTCAAATCTCATTTTCTATTCGATATACTAGCATGTATGCCTTGGGATAACATATACCGG gCTTCAGGAAGAAAAGAAGAAGTGAGATACCTTTTGCTACTTAGATTGGTTCGAGTACGCAAAGTCTTGGAATTCTTTTCAAGATTAGAAAAGGACATTCGTGTCAATTATCTCTTTTCAAGGATTATAAAATTAATCGCTGTTGAACTCTATTGCACGCATACAGCTGCTTGTATTTTCTATTATTTGGCTACTACTCTGCCAGCTGTCGAAGAAGGATACACCTGGATTGGAAGCTTAAAATTAGGTGATTATAGCTACTCAAATTTCAGAGAGATTGATCTTTGGAAACGCTACACAACTTCTTTATATTTTGCCATTGTTACTATGGCCACAGTTG GTTATGGTGAAATACATGCGGTGAATATGAGAGAAATGATATTTGTAATGATTTATGTGTCATTTGATATGGTTTTGGGGGCATATTTGATTGGTAATATGACAGCTTTAATAGTGAAAGGATCAAAGACAGAAAGATATAGAGATAGAATGACAGATCTTCTTAAATATATGAATAGAAATAGACTTGGGAGAGATATAAGAAATCAGATAAAAGGTCACCTTCGTTTACAATATGAAAGCAACTACACTGATTCCACTATTCTTCGTGATCTTCCAATTTCCATTCGTGCAAAG ATATCTCAAACGCTATACAAGTCatacattgaaaaagtttcacttTTCAAAGGATGCTCTTTGGAATTCATAAATCAAGTTGTAACAAAAGTGCATGAAGAGTTTTTTCTCCCAGGGGAAGTCATTATGGAACAAGGCAATGCGGTTGAGCAACTTTATTTCATCTGTCATGGTGAACTG gAGGAAATTGGGATATGTGAAGATGGATCTGAAGAAACAGTATCGATTCTAAAACCTCATAGTTCATTTGGAGAAGTTTCTATTCTTTGTAATATTCCTCAACCTTATACAGTTCGAGTTTGTGAGCTTTGTAGACTTCTTCGCCTTGACAAACAATCTTTCTCTAACATCCTTGAGATTTATTTCCATGATGGGAGAAAAATTCTCAACAATCTTGTAGAG TTTAACGCATCAGATGCACGCATGAAGCAATTGGAGACAGATATCATTTTACATATTGGAAAACATGAAGCAGAGCTTGCACTCAGGGTCAACAGTTCAGCTTTCTATGGTGATTTGTATCAGCTTAAAAGCTTGATTCGAGCTGGAGCTGATCCAAATAAGAAAGATTATGATGGAAGGACACCATTG CATCTTGCTGCATCAAAAGGATACGAAGATATCACTCTTTTTCTTATTCAAGAAAAGGTAGAAGTCAATGTTTTAG ATAATTTTGGGAACACGCCATTATTAGAAGCTATTAAGAATGGACATGATAAAGTGGCTTCCATATTAGTAAAAGAAGGAGGCTCATTGAAGATAGATGATGCTGGTTGGTTTTTGTGTACAAGTGTAGCAAGAGGAGATATTGATTACATAAGAAGGATTTTGTCAAATGGGGTTGACCCAAATTCAAAAGATTATGACTTTAGAACTCCACTTCATGTGGCTGCATCACAAGGATCTTATATAATTGTCAAGTTGTTGGTGGAAGCTGGAGCTAGTGTTTTATCAAAGGACAG ATGGGGTAATACTCCACTTGATGAAGGGAGAATGTCTGGAAACAAGATGTTGATCAAATTATTAGAAGAAGCAAAAGATGTTCAGTTGTCTGAACTTCCGGAAGGTTCTCAAGAAATAACAG ATAAAATGCATCCTAGGAAATGTACAGTATACGCATTTCACCCATGGGAAGAGAAGGACAAAATCACGTGTGGAGTGGTTTTATGGATTCCACGAACAACAGAGCAACTTATAAAAACAGCAGCCGAACAACTGAAGTTGGAAAATTATGACACTTGTTGTATAGTAACAGAAGATGCAGGTAAAATTCTTGATGTTGATATGATTTTAGATGGACAAAAGTTGTATTTGATTAGTGAAGAATGA
- the LOC111918581 gene encoding probable leucine-rich repeat receptor-like protein kinase At1g35710 — MSSSNLLFFSLTLLIITLSPITNFASASLEEANALLKWKASLEIPKNSLLSSWIPLPLNSSAFAPCSSWFGVVCNADGSIQKLNLTSSGLNGTLHRFSFFLLHNLTHFDLSVNHFFGPIPPAIRHLSKLIHLDFSENMFSGVIPPEIGTLYSVTILYLSSNNISGPIPTELGNLKSLTQLHMGENQLSGSIPSSLGNLTSLNLLYLYRNQLSGSIPIELGNLKSLSLLHMSENQLSGSIPSSMGNLTSLNLLYLYRNQFSGSIPIELGNLKSLTDLAVNENQLNGSIPLSLGDLTSLNVLYLYHNYLTGPIPIELGNLKSLTRLDVSFNILSGSIPLSLANLSNLQLLYLDWNKLSGPIPIELGNLKSHLSSAGCEST, encoded by the coding sequence ATGTCGTCTTCAAACTTGTTATTTTTCTCTCTAACTCTATTAATCATCACACTCTCCCCCATAACAAATTTCGCTTCTGCTTCTTTGGAAGAAGCCAATGCTCTTCTTAAATGGAAGGCAAGCCTTGAAATCCCAAAAAACTCCTTGCTCTCTTCATGGATTCCCCTCCCTTTGAATTCCAGTGCATTTGCTCCATGCAGTTCTTGGTTTGGAGTAGTTTGCAATGCTGATGGGAGCATTCAGAAGTTGAACCTCACATCATCTGGATTAAATGGTACGCTTCATCGATTTTCATTCTTTTTGCTACACAATCTTACGCATTTTGATCTCAGTGTAAACCACTTCTTTGGCCCCATCCCACCAGCAATAAGACACTTGTCCAAACTTATCCATCTTGATTTTTCTGAGAATATGTTTTCTGGAGTAATCCCACCAGAAATAGGAACCCTGTACTCGGTAACCATCTTGTACCTATCCTCAAACAATATCTCTGGTCCCATTCCTACTGAACTTGGGAATTTGAAGTCTCTCACTCAACTTCACATGGGCGAAAATCAACTTAGTGGTTCTATTCCTTCATCATTGGGTAATTTGACATCTTTGAATCTCCTTTATTTGTACAGAAATCAACTCTCTGGTTCTATTCCTATTGAACTTGGGAATTTGAAGTCTCTCAGTCTACTTCACATGAGCGAAAATCAACTTAGTGGTTCTATTCCTTCATCAATGGGTAATTTGACATCTTTGAATCTCCTTTATTTGTACAGAAATCAATTCTCTGGTTCTATTCCTATTGAACTTGGGAATTTGAAGTCTCTTACTGATCTTGCTGTGAATGAGAATCAACTTAATGGCTCTATTCCTTTGTCATTGGGTGATTTGACATCTTTGAATGTCCTTTATTTGTACCACAATTACCTCACTGGTCCCATTCCTATTGAACTTGGGAATTTGAAGTCTCTCACTCGTCTTGATGTGAGCTTCAATATACTCAGTGGTTCTATTCCTTTATCTCTAGCAAACCTGAGTAACCTACAGCTTCTGTACCTCGATTGGAATAAATTATCTGGCCCCATTCCTATTGAACTTGGGAATTTGAAGTCTCACTTATCTTCAGCTGGGTGTGAATCAACTTAA
- the LOC111918573 gene encoding probable methyltransferase At1g29790 — SFYKNIKKTPSNFKSAMDIFYLFILLSSNLLTLFISTTFYSPNCSLIPPPVINPSTIQPPSDHHLPPEFLAFTSPKHLPFGMNSNFDSDKIYPPVGSPCTLFHELKNYMSYPVNGSCPNDELLAQKLLLKGCEPLPRRRCRPSSPPDYTEPYPIPKSFWSTPPDSSVIWTAYTCKNYSCLINRSHNQKHFDDCKDCFDLEGREKTRWVIKGKTGTDFAIDEVLAMKKHGTIRIGLDIGGGVGTFAVRMMEKNITIITTSMNLNGPFNSFIASRGVVPMYISVSQRLPFFDNTLDIVHSMHVLSNWIPTTLLHFLFFDIYRVLRPGGLFWLDHFFCVGEELEGVYVPLLESVGFNKVKWVVGKKLDRGPELNEMYLSALLEKPLF, encoded by the coding sequence TCCTTTTATAAGAACATTAAAAAGACTCCATCTAATTTCAAGTCAGCCATGGACATATTCTATCTTTTCATCCTTTTGTCATCAAATCTCTTAACCTTATTCATCTCCACCACTTTCTACTCCCCTAATTGTTCCCTAATCCCACCACCGGTGATCAATCCTTCCACCATTCAACCGCCATCCGACCACCACCTCCCACCAGAATTCCTTGCCTTCACCTCACCAAAACACCTCCCATTTGGAATGAACTCAAATTTCGATTCAGACAAAATATACCCTCCGGTGGGCAGCCCGTGTACCCTTTTTCACGAACTTAAAAACTACATGAGCTACCCGGTCAACGGGTCCTGCCCGAATGATGAACTTTTAGCACAAAAGCTTCTCCTCAAAGGCTGCGAGCCGCTCCCCCGCCGCCGCTGCCGCCCATCATCACCACCAGACTACACTGAACCCTACCCGATTCCCAAAAGCTTCTGGTCAACACCACCCGATTCATCAGTCATTTGGACAGCATACACATGCAAGAACTACTCATGCCTTATAAACCGGTCCCACAACCAAAAACATTTTGATGACTGTAAAGACTGTTTTGACCTTGAGGGTAGAGAGAAAACAAGGTGGGTGATCAAGGGTAAAACCGGAACCGATTTTGCGATAGACGAAGTGTTAGCGATGAAGAAACACGGAACGATTCGAATTGGGCTTGATATCGGAGGTGGTGTGGGGACGTTTGCAGTTAGAATGATGGAAAAGAATATAACAATAATAACAACTTCAATGAATTTAAATGGTCCTTTTAATAGTTTTATAGCGTCAAGAGGTGTTGTGCCTATGTATATCAGTGTTTCACAGAGGCTTCCGTTTTTTGATAACACTTTGGATATAGTTCACTCGATGCATGTATTGAGTAATTGGATTCCAACTACTTTGTtacattttttgttttttgatatttatagGGTTTTAAGGCCTGGTGGGTTGTTTTGGCTTGATCATTTCTTTTGTGTAGGGGAGGAACTTGAAGGGGTTTATGTGCCACTTTTGGAAAGTGTAGGGTTTAATAAAGTGAAGTGGGTGGTTGGGAAGAAGTTGGATAGAGGGCCTGAGTTAAACGAGATGTATCTTTCGGCTTTGCTAGAAAAGCCATTATTTTAA